One Engraulis encrasicolus isolate BLACKSEA-1 unplaced genomic scaffold, IST_EnEncr_1.0 scaffold_107_np1212, whole genome shotgun sequence DNA window includes the following coding sequences:
- the LOC134442030 gene encoding uncharacterized protein LOC134442030, with protein TEDTEIVPHYPRPVEFHVSRVAHVTTQHGLKGILDEGGFKGSGGGFMGPFVWWGLVIGPEEIARAEERYLDKIFPDHTYLEEMGADEEESEKEKKSQQPFLHYFTSSPVFRDESRYGNFRFSFSLEEVLQAYSTQFCDGKEPVLRVWKTSVYKQAIMYSVLVHGTDVDDFNRFPILGDNEEGVCAYHNGEIIWQAQAISESHKFRLREKRQERQCHAESVSVKVYYVWDHVALVFHMPLDENKQRLVLPFPQEKLIGCLTACGDDKPQYNQRILIGYDAAKRIVDEIKK; from the exons GACAGAGGATACAGAGATCGTACCACACTATCCTCGGCCTGTGGAGTTCCATGTGTCCAGAGTCGCCCATGTGACTACTCAACACGGTCTGAAAGGCATTCTGGACGAAGGGGGATTCAAAGGGAGTGGTGGGGGATTTATGGGCCCCTTCGTGTGGTGGGGTCTTGTGATTGGTCCAGAGGAAATTGCCAGGGCAGAGGAGCGGTACCTAGACAAGATTTTCCCTGATCAcact TATTTAGAAGAAATGGGGGCGGATGAGGAGGAGtcagaaaaggagaagaagagtcAGCAACCTTTCCTGCACTACTTCACCTCCTCCCCTGTGTTCAGGGATGAGTCTCGCTATGGAAACTTCCGGTTCTCATTCTCTCTGGAGGAGGTTCTGCAAGCGTACAGCACTCAGTTCTGTGATGGAAAGGAGCCCGTCCTTCGAGTGTGGAAGACTAGCGTGTACAAGCAGGCGATCATGTACAGTGTGTTGGTCCATGGCACTGATGTTGACGACTTTAATCGCTTCCCCATACTAGGTGATAATGAGGAGGGAGTGTGTGCTTACCACAATGGGGAGATTATCTGGCAGGCTCAGGCCATCTCGGAAAGTCATAAATTTAGGTTGAGGGAAAAAAGACAGGAGAGACAGTGCCATGCAGAGTCTGTTAGTGTTAAGGTGTATTACGTGTGGGATCACGTGGCCCTGGTCTTCCACATGCCATTGGATGAGAATAAACAGCGGTTGGTGCTGCCTTTTCCTCAGGAGAAGCTTATTGGCTGCCTGACTGCATGTGGTGATGACAAGCCACAGTACAATCAGCGCATACTCATTGGTTATGACGCAGCAAAGCGCATAGTGGatgagataaaaaaataa